GGGTTTCTGGGTTGGGGTGGAGAAGCCACACAGTCCTGTGTGTGGGTGCCATGTTCCTGAGAGCAGTTTGTGGATGGGGGTGCCGGTGAGCCAGGGGCTGAATGCACAATCTCCAGCCCAGCAGAGCACTGAGGCAGAGTGAGGGCCCCAGGCAGGCCATGAGGCAGGGGCCCCAAAAGGATCCAAATGCAAGAGAGCGTGGGGTGTAATGGCCAGCCCTGGTGCCACGAACCAAGGGACAGTCAGAGCTCGGGGAGACGGAGCACTCGCAGGGCCAGGGCTGCGGAGCAGGGGAGGAGCTGGAGGGGAGGAGATGAAAAGTCCCTGGTTCAGCCCTCAACGACAGAGCTCTCCCCGTGAAAACAGACCAAGCCCAGAGCTCACTGCACACCCCCCACATCAGGACCCCATCTGGCCACGCCAGGGGCAGCCATCGTGTGTCCCCACTTGGCAGATTGTGAAAAAGGagtccccccaacccccacagtCAGGAAGCCTCCGGAAGTTGCACAGCGTCCTGACGCTGTGGGCAGAGGGGATGGTACGGCGCCCACCTCCCATCCCTTTCCCTCTACACTCGCCTTAAGAATCATTTCactttggcagttcctcaaaaagctgaACAGAGAATTACCAAGTCATCCGCAGTCCCACTGGCAGGCATATACCCGAGAACTGAAGGCAGGATGCACCCAGATCCCGTCCACCCGTTCACAACAGCTGAAAGGTGAAAGCAACCCGTGTGTCTATCAACAGGTGACGGATAAGCGCAATGTGGTATCCACATACCAGGGAATATTTATCAGTCACGGAAAAAGGAGGGAATCTCATCACACACCACAACACAGACGAACCCTGAAGATCTTATGctcatgaaataagccagacaggaAAGGACAGATCCTGCACGACTCCACTCATGTGAGGACCCAGAGTCATCAAATTCAGAGACACAAAGCAGAAGGGCGGGTGCCCGGGGCATGGAAGAGCAGCGGGGAGTcagtgtttaatggggacagagttctGATTTGGGCTGATGGAAAAGTCTGGAAATCATGGTATGATGCTTGCACAACACTGAACGTGCTTCACGCCCTGAGTAAATGCTGAAAATGGTTTAAAGGGAGGCCTCAGCTGATCCTGTGGGTCCCCCTCCTGTGCTTCCTGGACCCGAGAGGGCCAATCAGGCCCTTCTAGAAAGGCAGATCGTGAGCGGCACTTCCAGCCCATCTGATGAAGGCTGTGGCGGCGATGGCCCTCGGTCAGAGAAGCCACAGAAGGCAGGAGGGAGAACTGACATAGCCACCTGCGGGGGCGGGGCCCAGCGAGGGCTAGGGGACGCCATACCCAGAAGTCCTGCTTCCCGGATCTGCTCATGAGGCTCCTGCCCTGGCTCCCTGCCCCTGAATCTCTGTCAGGAAGCCCCCTCTGCGTTTAGGACAGTGTGAGAAATGTCCCATAGCCCTAATCAAACCTGGCTTGTAAGGCAGCAGCCTTCTAACCCCTGCAAAACTCCAATTTCCTGAGTGGTGTCGGGTGAAAGAAATCATATACAAGGGAAGAGAAAGGCAAGATGGTCCCTTCTGTGGGTCGCATGGCCCCCCACACGCAGCTGGGTGAGCTGGGAGCCCGGGCGAGACTGAGGGTCCGGCTGGATTCTGTTTCTCTGCGCACCGGGTCTGGGGCCCGACAGTCCTTTTCAAGAGGCAGATCTGGATGGGTGGGAAAAGGTGCCTTCCCCACCCTGtgaagggaagaaagagggaaTCTTAAACATGGGCAATGTTACAACACACTCAGATGCACCAAAATGTCACCCAACAGACTTCCCAAGGGATTAGAAGGTGCTGGACGATTAGGGAGATGGCGGGAACAAAGTAAAAGAAACTCCCGTCTACCGAGAATCTAGGAGTCCAAGTACAGGGGTgcgcctcctccccagccccgcccctcccACGCACCGTGAGGCTGACACCTCATCCCACCCGTCCTGGGCGATGGGGGCCTTTTTTCTACCTCAGCCACCAGGCCTTCCTAGTGAAGCAGGGTGTCACTTAGTAGTTACCTTAGTGACTACCTGAGCAGAGCCCCAAACCATCAGACGTTTGGCTGCCTTCAGTGCCAGCTGCTCTTTCTGCAAAAGTGTGTGCTGCCTTCCTTCTGCCAGCCCCTTCAGACGCTCAGGGCAGGGCAAGGTGCTGCCCAGCTGAGACGCAACAGCCAGGCCCGAGCCAGCCATGTGCTCCCCAAGAGTGGACCTCCCGGACCCCAGCTCTGATCGGGGCCCCCAGCCTATGCTGCAGCCTGATGCTCCCCTGCGCCCAGGCCTGGGTCATGTCCCTTCTCTCTTGCCCACATGCCCCCATCCAGCTGGCCAGCGAGGCCCTCTCCCCATGTGCCCCCTGCACCCCCAGCCTCTCAGACACTTGGACCCCCATCCACCCACCACTGACTCCTCATTAGGGAACAGGAACCTCCCTCCCTGAAGGGGACTTATGCTGGAACTTAGGGTTTGTGTTTACAGGGGTAAAATGGACCCTGCCCCAGAGTCCCCCACTGTGAGAGCATCCCCATGTGGAGAGCATGTAACCCCTGAAGCCCCCTACCCGGGGGGTGGGCCTTGCCCATGCCTCCTGCAGCTTCGGAGCCCCTGCGGAGCGCCGCCCATTCACTCCCTCATCCCACGAGCCTGGCTCCCAGGTCGGGAGGCCGAGTCTAATAGAGGAGGCAAACTCCACCCCTGCCACTACCAGAAGCTGAGGCTCCGGGGCCACCGGCCGCCCAGGGACCTCCCAGGCCTGTCACAGGCTGTGCACCCTGCACACTGCGGGGCCACTACCTAGGTGCCTGCTAGCTCCTTCCTTGCCCTCCCTCTTGCCTTCCTTCTGTCTTTACGAGACCTAGTGGTCCTGAGaggctcacctccacctcccagaacCTTCTGACCAGTGCATTCCTAGGGGGTCTCAGCCCTCATGGCAGCCCTGCCCGTCTCCAGAGCCCCCCATTCTTCAGTCTTGGctccctgcaccccacccccCTGCTAGGACTGAGCCCCACTGGCCACCTGGGCCAGGCTGTCCCTGGCTGTTCCCATGGGCACCTTCTGTCCCCAGTCCTCTTCCCATTCAAATTGCTTTGTGGGACTGGCTAAGtttcaaagggaaagaaaacaaaggcacaGTCCATAGCCAGAGCCTCTGGCCCCCGGGTGCTCTCTCTTCATACCCATCAACATGTGTGTCTGCGTGGTATGTTTGTGGGCATGCATGTACGTGCGTGGCTTGTCTGTGTTCACACGTGTGTtcacacgtgtgtgcatgtgtgcctgtgggGTGTGCGTTCACACGCGCGTATCATGCATGTGCATGTGGAGTGTGTGCGCCTatgcctgtgtgtgcacacaggtgTGTGGGGTGGGAGCTGTCTCTCCGCACTCTCTCCTTTAGCCTTCCTGACTCTCTGCCAGGACACCCTACGCTCCCACTCTCCAGGAAGAACAGCACTGAGACCCTACAGAATACCCCAGGGAGCGAACCCGGGGAATCCTGCCACCCCTGGAGTGAGGACAGCTGTCACCTGGGAGGGCAGTGCTGCTTTTCTCCCCCCTCCGTCCAGCACCAGCCTCCACCTGGCCAGTGGCCTTTCTATGCCTGCGCTGGTTCCTCTTTCACTGGTGACATGAGGGCGAGTCACCAGCTCCATCTGGGACAGGCCTCCCAGCGAACTCCTGGCCCCTTCCCCTCCCAACCCCCTGCCCTGGCAAGCTCAGAGCACAGACATGAGCCAGGTAGGGGGGGTCTCAGCCTCACTCCATACTGCCCACCACGGAACTGCCTGGCAGGAAAGAGGCCTCGGATGCCCCCAGCTCTTTACGAGTCTCGGGCCACTAGTGCTGACTCTCACGGGAACCCTGGGAGACTAGAAGAGCTGTTATCACCACCAGCATCTGACAAGTAAGGACACGGAGGGAGGGCCGGGGAGCGTGAAGAGTGGCAGAGTGTGCCTCCCCAAAACACGCCCCTTCAGCATAAGGATGATGTCGAGTTAAAAGGCACGCAAAAAACAGGTGCGAGCAGTGCACCCTGaccttcccttctttcctgaaAGCAggagatcaagaaacagaaacattctTATCACCAGAGGTGGAGCTGAGGCCAAGGGAAACCTGTGCGGACAGACCCTGTGAGATGGGCCCGGACTGCTGTGCCCCTTCCCCACGACGAGCTGCTCTCCCAAGCCCCTCATCTCGCTGCATTTGCTGATTTGCTTCTTTGTCCACCCATCCCAATGTCCTCAGGTGGGACCTGAGTTAGAGACATGGGGTTTACATGCCCCATCCAGCATCTCAGGGACCTGGGTGACCCTCCCTCCACGCGAATGTGAGCCCTTCCCTGCTCCCCTGGTCTTGGAGCCCCGGGGCCGCCTCTACCCCTACAACCCCAAATGGGGCCCCTGGCCTGGCTCTCCTATGGGGTTGAGCACAGCGAAGCCTGATCAGGGCTGCCCTGACTCCAGCCCCGTCACCCGGAGCCTGCCCCTCCCATCTTCTGCGGCTTCGCTGAGCATCAGGTGCTGGTAGCAATGCACCCCAACCGCTTGCCGCAGGGGTCGGACCTGCCCTGGAGCAGGGCAGAGGCTGGCCGAGACTGAGCCAGGAACATCTAGACCCCAGCATGGGGGATCACACCCAACAGGTCCTCCGGCCAGGCACACCGTTAGGTCCTTCACAGCAACAGCAGCAGGGATGGTCACGGTCGCGGCGGCTAAGGGCTGCCTGGCAGCACTGTTCACGCATCTTCCATTGATTCACCAAATCCCTACCACAAGCCCACGGACGGGGCAACTTCATACCATAATCCCTAATCTAAAACCTTGGGACAATGCGTTCGAGGATTTTCTGGCTTACAGACACACTCCTGCATCTGCAGGAAAGGCGTGAGAACCCCCAGGCACCGGGATGTTCGAAGCACACACAGTCACATGTCTCTTCAGGCCAGACTCTGCCACCAGGCGTTTTCGTGCCAAGCTTAAGAAAAAACTTCTCAATTTTTGGAACTTTTTGGATTTAGGAATTAAGAAGGGGCGTAATCCTCCCTGtacatgtgaggaaactgaggcccacagaggctGGGTGGCTTGTCCAGGGGAGGCAACGGAGACGGGGCAGCAACCCCACGTCCCACACGGCCACACCATTACAGCGCTATGTGCTTCCTCTATCCTGGTTGTCAGCTTATAGCATGATGGGCCACTTCCCAGTCCCCAACCCATGAGGACGGAGCCCAGGAGGCTGCCGGCGTTCACCCTGACAGCACAAAGACAAACCAGGAAAACAGTCAACACCCGCTCCAGGCGCCCTGCAGGCAGGCTCCGCCCCAGCTCTGGCCCAGCATGCAGATTCAGAAGCTGAGTGTTATGGGCTGCATCATGCCCACCCCAGATTCACGTGTCGCAGCCCTACCCCACCCCTGTACCTATGAATGTGGCCTTTTTGAAAGAGGGTCTTTAAAAGAGGCAGTTGAGTTAAAATGAGTTCATAGgggggccctaatccagtatgactggtgtccttctaagaagagattaggacacacacacacacacacacacacacacacacacacacacacacgaggacAGGGAGAAGGCAGCATCTGCAGGTTAAGGAGAGGCCTCACGGAAACCAGTACTGCGGACCCCTTATCTTGGATTCCCAGCCCCAGGACCGCAAGGCCTCCGTGGCGCTTGCCAGGCCCCCATCTGCAGCGCTTTGTTATGCAGCCGAATCACAGATACCCAGGGCAGGGCGGCAGTGCAGGGGGTGACCTGGGCTCCCCTGGCTGCTGGGCGGGGACCAGGACAGTCTCACCTCCAGACAGATGACGGAGCCCCGGTGCTCCCGGAACACCCGCAGCTGCTCCCCACTCAGGATGTCCCAGGCACGGATGGTGGCGTCGGTGCTGCCTGTGAAGGCCGTGTGGCCGGGCGTGTCTAGCACTAGGCACAGCACTGCACCCGTGTGGCCCCGCAGCGTCTGGTGGCAGCAGCCGCTGGCCACCTGCCACACCTTGGCTGTGCCATCTGTGCTGCCGGTCACCAGAAGCCCCCCGGCCGCGGCCTCCTCCGCGCAGGGAGTGCTGGGGAGGTCCCACGGGGCAGAGTAGGCTAGGGTCAGCACGCAGTTGCGGTGGCCCCGGAACTCCCGGGACATCTGCCCCTTGTCCACACTCCAGACCCGAGCTGTCCGGTCATAGGAGCTGCTGAAGAGCTGGTTGTTGGCAACCAGGATCCTGGGGGCAAGAGGGAAGGGGTCAGGGATCAGAAGGCACGGGTTCCAGAATCCACACAGCCTCCCGACATGCCATGCTCGGCACTGCAGCTAAAATAACCTCTCCCTGTGTCTGCCCAGCTTGCCACACTCGTCTTCCAAGGTCCAGCTCAAATCGCCCCCACCTCCAGGAAGCTACCCTGACTCCCCTCATGCCCACCCTTCCTTGCCTGCCCCTGGGCATGTACCTGTAGCAGGGACCAAGCTTAGATGCTCCGCTGGGATCCCTCCAGCATCCCCACAGCAGCTCTGCAGGAGCAGCgggaaggggatgggggaggaggtAGGGGAGCAGCGGGAAGCGGGTGGGGGGGAAGGTAGGGGAGCACGGCCCTCTCAGCTTGCCCGGAGTTGAAAAGCTTCTGGGGATTTAGGGTTTTCAGCCTAAGACTGAGAAAGTCCAGGGCAGAGTGGGACACGCTGGTCACCCTGGGAACAGGGCCGGCTCAAGTGGCTGGGCAGGGCACTTCAGATGAGGGCCCTGAGAAGCTGGAGAGCACTGGGAACTCCCATAGTGCACCCAGGGGTGCTTGTGGGAGGCACAGCCAGGGGTCACGCTACAGCCAGTGGGGGCCTCTGCTGCCAGCTCTCACAGCAATCCCCATGCAGACTGAGGTCACAGCCTCAACAGGGTTCTAGCCACATGGCTGGGAACTGGGGGTTGGGTAGCCAAGAGAGTCCATCCATTCAGTGCAACTGACCAACATGGGAGACCAAGGCCCCCACATTGTATTCACgactcttattttcattttgatggaAGCCAAGAACTCCCCAGAAAAACACACATTTGTCTTTAGTGCAGAGCTTTGCACAGAACCTCAGAAGGTCTGAGCACACACCCTTGGTAAGAAGCCCTGCACCTCAGGAGAGGAGACCGCCAAGGGGTGCGGCCGTGGCTGCACTGTAACAAGGTGCATCCCTGCCGGGGTGGGACCCTCCTGAATCAGGACCACGGCCGGCCCTGCTGCTCCTCCCGTCCTCCCGCGAAGGGCTTGCTGGCCAGCCTGGCATGGACAGGAGACCCACTCGGGACAAGCCTGCTGCCTCCCGCCTCCACAGGATCCCAACAGCATTCCTCACTTCCCGCAAGCAGCTCAACGACACATGACTCCACTCAAATGCCAACTATCCCTTTCCAACTGGCTTCTTCCCTGAGACCCAGATAGGATGATTGTcacaaaacatgtatttatttatttattttgagacggagtctcactctgtcgcccaggctggagcgcagtggcacgatctcggctcactgcaacctctgcctcccaggttcaagcgattctcctgcctcagcctcccgagtagctgggattacgtgtatttttaaaggaaatgatgCCTTGATGCTGCTGCTGCAAAGTGCGGGAGGAAGAGGGTGTAGCGGGAGGAAGGGCATAGCGGGAGGAAGGGCATAGCGGGAGGAAGAGCATAGCGGGAGGAAGAGGGTGTAGTGGGAGGAAGGGCATAGCGGGAGGAAGAGGGTGTAGCGGGAGGAAGAGGGTGTAGCGGGAGGAAGAGGGCGTAGCAGGAGGAAGGGCATAGCGGGAGGAAGGGCATAGCGGGAGGAAGAGGGTGTAGCGGGAGGAAGGGCATAGCGGGAGGAAGGGTGTAGCGGGAGGCCTTGGGGTATGGAGGGGGTGGCTGAGTCCTGCCTGGTGTGAGAAGGCAGGGATGCCAGGCCACTGAACGATCGGTGACCCCAAAGCTCACAGGCCTGACCTGGCTCTGAAAACTCGGGAGGAAGTGAGTTCCTGATTTATGAGGACAGTTACTTAATCATGCAAATATCTACACAGAGCTATGGGTTTGGAGCTGTGACCGATCCAaaatagtgtgtgtgtttgtatatgttgTGAGCACATGTgaacatgtgtgcatatgtgtatatgtgcatgtgtgttgtgtgCACAATGTGTGCCTGCATGtactttgtgtgtatatgtgtatgttttgttgcttgtgtaagttgtgtgtctatgtgtgtgcatgtgtgtgttgtgtgtgcatatgtgtgtgtaagtTGTGTGTATGGGTGCATAtgtatgttgtgtgtatgtgtgtaagttGCATGTGCATGTGTAAGTTGTGTATGAGTGCATATGTatgttgtgtatgtgtgcacatgtgtatgtgtaagttgtgtgtatgggtgtatatgtatgttgtgcgtgtgtgcacatgtgtaagttgtgtatgagtgtatgtgtgtgcacatgtgtatgtgtaaggtgtgtatgtgtatatgtgtgcgcacgtgtgtatgtgtaagtttgtgtatgagtgtgtatgtatgttgtgTATGCACGTGTATATGTGTAAGTTGTTTGTatggtgtatgtgtatatgtatgtgtgcgcacgtgtgtatgtgtaagtttgtgtatgagtgtgtatgtatgttgtgTATGCACGTGTATATGTGTAAGTTGTGtgtatggtgtatatgtatgttgtgtgtgtgcgcacatgtgtatgtgtaagttgtgtgtgcacatgtgagaGTAAATCTGGCCGAGCATGATTTCTACCTTTAATGTTCCAGTTTtgcttttgagaagcatctgacAGTTGTGGGTTTGGCAGCTGAGGGCCCACTGGTCACTGCAGGCAGGCCTTCTCCCCGCTGAgcccattgcagcctctgcctgacTCACAGGAGGGCGCTCCCCCAGCCCTACTCTCTTCTTTCATGGCAAACTTCTTTCTCAGGGAAGTCAGAGTGCTGGGAAGAGGCCAGTGGAGCTGTGAGCCCTGAGTTCTCACTCTAGCCCCTTCTTTACCACCTTGTGGGCTGCCTGGGCAGGTCTCAGGGCCTCACCTGCTTCAGCTGAGGAAGGCCGGGGCCAGACGGCCACCCTACCTTGTGTCTGCATATACCCCCCATTCACTCTAAAAAGTCCCCGCATCCCTTCAGCCTCCTCCTCAGGGTGTCACCCAGCTCCCCGTCCATCGACTATCGATTATTATTCCTGGCTGCAGCCACCTGCGACTCCAGCGAGCTGGGCTGATGGGTCTCACTGCCTTTCCTGTCCCCCCATGCGCTGGTCCACTGACTGGGGGTTCCTGTCAGAGCTCAACCAACAGCATTCCTCTGGTGGGGTTCATCCTGTCTGGTCTGCgcccccagccccaccttcaGGACCCCCTCGTGCCAGCCTGCGCCAGCCCTGTCTTTACTTGGGTCACCCTCCAGGCAGCGCCCCTCCTCCAGTGCAGCTGCCAGGCCCAGGGGCGCCAGGAGGCCTCCCTCGGGAGTCCGAGGTGACCACCACAAGTGACTCCAACAGTGTCCAACTGATCTGATCAGCAAAGGAATTTCCATTGCTCAGCTCAGACCCAAATTCATTGAGAAAGGAACAATTCCAACCTTCTTGAGAAGGAGGGGCTGGGATATTTTCCACAGCTACAAAGAAAGGAGAGGCTTAAAAATATCCTCAACTCCGTCTTCGGAACAATCCCCCACACTCCTCCTCCTGCAAACCTTTGGTCCACCATCGGGTCTCAATTAAGCCATTTCCTATGGAATTTGTCCCCATCCCTACGAGCTGTAGGCTCTGGTGCTTTTCCCTGCACCCAGcggggagccactgtgcccccaAGGGGGAAGCATCAGGCTCTGTTCAGTGGATGGGCAGTGCCTCCCTGCCCCACATGCAGCCGCAGGCACTGAGCTCGCTGCCTGTCCTGGGTCCACGTCGCTGGGTGCTACTGACCACCTCCCAGCTGTCCACGTTTTTGCTTCCCCAGAGAGCCAAGGGCCCTCACGTGCAGGGGCCCATATCTCTGACCCCTCAGCCCCACCAGAAGCCTATGTATGGTGAGACTCAGCCCAAGCCCCCAGCCAGGCTGACCTGTTCACGATGGACGTGTGTCCTCGGTACACCTGCAGACACTGCCCGGTCAGCACGTCCCACCTCCTGATGGTGCAGTCGGCGCTGCATGTGAAGGCAGCCTCATCCTCCAGCTGGCAGAAGGTCACATAGCTTTCATGTCCTGCAGATGAGGGACAGGGGAGATGTGAGCGTACTGGGGATGCCAGCTCCTGCTTTTCTTCTGGGAACAATGtttgaaaagggaagaaagcaggaTGTAGGGAGTGTTTGAGACAAGCTGGAGTCAATTAgcattagttttgttttgttttgtttttttgagacagagtctcactctgtcacaaggctggagtacagtggcgcgatctgggctcactgcaacctctgcctcccgggttcaagtgattctcctgcctcagcctcctgagtagctgagattacaggcgcataccactatacctggctaattctttgtatttttagtagagatggggtttcgccatgttagtcaggctggtctcgaactcctgacctcaagtgatctgcctgccttggcctcccaaagtgctggaattacaggcgtgagccactgcgcccagccctcaaCTCATCCTTCTTAAAGAATGACTTCAGTCTGAGTGATTCTCAGAAAGCACGGGGTACCAGTGAGGCACGACAGATAGTCAGGGAAGTAACCATGTCCTCAGGACGCAGCAACCATGGCGACTGCGCCGTCAACACAATAAGCCCCAGCATTCGCACTGCAGGCAAGCTCATTCAAGCAAAGCTATCTTCAGTAGGGACTTTCCCCTGTAGAGAGCACGTGCACTTTGATTTTTACCGGTCCTCACAGTGACCCTTTGCTCATTACAATAGTAAAAAACACACCCCTGGATGGAGATTTAAGATGCCAGTGAGACATGTGACGTATGAACAGGGATGCACAGCCACTGTGCATGAGCACCCAGAACATGCTTCCCAGCAACCCCCTTGCCCACCTGCTCATGAATAATCAGGTAAGACTCCTAAAAAGGGATCCTCCCTCCAGCCGGTCTTTGCTCTCTCATCCTCACAGGCAGCCTACCCTGACTCCCCTCTTGGGGCGTCCTGCCTATTCTGCACCTAACTTTCAGGGTATTCTTCCTCCTGTGCAATACATTGCTCTATGCTGCATCTCCTTTGCTGTGTGTCTCCTGTTTCAATTCTGTTAAACTAAGAAGACAAGAACTGAGGTTTCACAGCAGCCATCAACAGCAGGAGCAATCCAGGGGCACTCGCCTGCACCCTAAACCCTCTGTTTCCTCAGCTTCCACtcttgccttcctccctcctctccttccctcctcattTCTTTATCATCTCCTTTTAGTCTTTTTCAAACCTTTCAGCTTTTGCATTCCACATTTCCTCACCTGGGATGGGGACAATGCCTGCCTCACGGGATGTAGCGCAGACTGAGGACAGAGGCAGCCGCAGAGGGAATGGCACATGTTCGCTATTTTCCTTACACTGGGGAGAGatactgtggtaggcagaatgaCGGCCCCAAGACAGcaggtcctaatccctggaacctgtcaatgtgaccttacttggaaagGGGTCTTTGTGGATGTGACGAGGTAAAGACTTTGACtggggagattatcctagattat
The sequence above is a segment of the Homo sapiens chromosome 7, GRCh38.p14 Primary Assembly genome. Coding sequences within it:
- the WDR86 gene encoding WD repeat-containing protein 86 isoform X11; protein product: MGGGGSALRVCADHRGGINWLSLSPDGQRLLTGSEDGTARLWSTADGQCCALLQGHESYVTFCQLEDEAAFTCSADCTIRRWDVLTGQCLQVYRGHTSIVNRILVANNQLFSSSYDRTARVWSVDKGQMSREFRGHRNCVLTLAYSAPWDLPSTPCAEEAAAGGLLVTGSTDGTAKVWQVASGCCHQTLRGHTGAVLCLVLDTPGHTAFTGSTDATIRAWDILSGEQLRVFREHRGSVICLEGGEGTFSHPSRSAS
- the WDR86 gene encoding WD repeat-containing protein 86 isoform X10; protein product: MGGGGSALRVCADHRGGINWLSLSPDGQRLLTGSEDGTARLWSTADGQCCALLQGHESYVTFCQLEDEAAFTCSADCTIRRWDVLTGQCLQVYRGHTSIVNRILVANNQLFSSSYDRTARVWSVDKGQMSREFRGHRNCVLTLAYSAPWDLPSTPCAEEAAAGGLLVTGSTDGTAKVWQVASGCCHQTLRGHTGAVLCLVLDTPGHTAFTGSTDATIRAWDILSGEQLRVFREHRGSVICLERERSGGLQSCPSCRPSLLLLAAGEPTRVLWQRGQDRQVLAGRHRGVCAHVHGPQTQRERPQVPRGHL
- the WDR86 gene encoding WD repeat-containing protein 86 isoform X12 encodes the protein MSREFRGHRNCVLTLAYSAPWDLPSTPCAEEAAAGGLLVTGSTDGTAKVWQVASGCCHQTLRGHTGAVLCLVLDTPGHTAFTGSTDATIRAWDILSGEQLRVFREHRGSVICLECSRAAGTLAPGPSTRSLESCGGCSGATHSSSTASRREAAGDSVCRGELIISLQREAPAAGAAPSSGAAPSSGAALSGRAACAS
- the WDR86 gene encoding WD repeat-containing protein 86 isoform X9, producing MGGGGSALRVCADHRGGINWLSLSPDGQRLLTGSEDGTARLWSTADGQCCALLQGHESYVTFCQLEDEAAFTCSADCTIRRWDVLTGQCLQVYRGHTSIVNRILVANNQLFSSSYDRTARVWSVDKGQMSREFRGHRNCVLTLAYSAPWDLPSTPCAEEAAAGGLLVTGSTDGTAKVWQVASGCCHQTLRGHTGAVLCLVLDTPGHTAFTGSTDATIRAWDILSGEQLRVFREHRGSVICLECSRAAGTLAPGPSTRSLESCGGCSGATHSSSTASRREAAGDSVCRGELIISLQREAPAAGAAPSSGAAPSSGAALSGRAACAS
- the WDR86 gene encoding WD repeat-containing protein 86 isoform X5, encoding MGGGGSALRVCADHRGGINWLSLSPDGQRLLTGSEDGTARLWSTADGQCCALLQGHESYVTFCQLEDEAAFTCSADCTIRRWDVLTGQCLQVYRGHTSIVNRILVANNQLFSSSYDRTARVWSVDKGQMSREFRGHRNCVLTLAYSAPWDLPSTPCAEEAAAGGLLVTGSTDGTAKVWQVASGCCHQTLRGHTGAVLCLVLDTPGHTAFTGSTDATIRAWDILSGEQLRVFREHRGSVICLECSRAAGTLAPGPSTRSLESCGGCSGATHSSSTASRCTARCSTPPRTTAPCASGTCAGSEVPRGPLRPCAASRGSSATRREAAGDSVCRGELIISLQREAPAAGAAPSSGAAPSSGAALSGRAACAS
- the WDR86 gene encoding WD repeat-containing protein 86 isoform X8 produces the protein MGGGGSALRVCADHRGGINWLSLSPDGQRLLTGSEDGTARLWSTADGQCCALLQGHESYVTFCQLEDEAAFTCSADCTIRRWDVLTGQCLQVYRGHTSIVNRILVANNQLFSSSYDRTARVWSVDKGQMSREFRGHRNCVLTLAYSAPWDLPSTPCAEEAAAGGLLVTGSTDGTAKVWQVASGCCHQTLRGHTGAVLCLVLDTPGHTAFTGSTDATIRAWDILSGEQLRVFREHRGSVICLELVNRLVYSGSADRTVKCWLADTGECVRTFTAHRRNVSALKYHAGTLFTGSGDACARAFDAQSGELRRVFRGHTFIINCIQERSCR
- the WDR86 gene encoding WD repeat-containing protein 86 isoform X4 encodes the protein MGGGGSALRVCADHRGGINWLSLSPDGQRLLTGSEDGTARLWSTADGQCCALLQGHESYVTFCQLEDEAAFTCSADCTIRRWDVLTGQCLQVYRGHTSIVNRILVANNQLFSSSYDRTARVWSVDKGQMSREFRGHRNCVLTLAYSAPWDLPSTPCAEEAAAGGLLVTGSTDGTAKVWQVASGCCHQTLRGHTGAVLCLVLDTPGHTAFTGSTDATIRAWDILSGEQLRVFREHRGSVICLELVNRLVYSGSADRTVKCWLADTGECVRTFTAHRRNVSALKYHAGTLFTGSGDACARAFDAQSGELRRVFRGHTFIINCIQVHGQVLYTASHDGALRLWDVRGLRGAPRPPPPMRSLSRLFSNKERSCR
- the WDR86 gene encoding WD repeat-containing protein 86 isoform X7; its protein translation is MGGGGSALRVCADHRGGINWLSLSPDGQRLLTGSEDGTARLWSTADGQCCALLQGHESYVTFCQLEDEAAFTCSADCTIRRWDVLTGQCLQVYRGHTSIVNRILVANNQLFSSSYDRTARVWSVDKGQMSREFRGHRNCVLTLAYSAPWDLPSTPCAEEAAAGGLLVTGSTDGTAKVWQVASGCCHQTLRGHTGAVLCLVLDTPGHTAFTGSTDATIRAWDILSGEQLRVFREHRGSVICLELVNRLVYSGSADRTVKCWLADTGECVRTFTAHRRNVSALKYHAGTCRRISEAGGLGWNGWLHKVIRHPAFFCHSSSSSLAQTFYL